A stretch of the Methanobacterium veterum genome encodes the following:
- a CDS encoding SPL family radical SAM protein produces MIMDLYDFKKPENTGQKIEVQPQINKINVKSILNKHKKRDSWFLSDYTLNPYYGCSVNCLYCYIRGSHYGGNITHKTSAKANAPDILVKQLKKRAKNKEYGLIALATSSEAYPQIEEELKLTRSILQIINRFKFPVSILTKSTLVLRDMDILKRINENAILPPDLKPKLKGGAIISFSFSTPDEKLARIFEPNAPTPKERLETMKKFKDEGFKVGVCYMPVLPFLSDSDKQIEKMVVLAKNYGADSILTAGLTLFGEETNDCKTVYYKIIEKNFPEILEKTKRLFGDNFYPTSKYQKDLAERANKICKKYEIKNRF; encoded by the coding sequence ATGATTATGGATCTTTACGATTTCAAAAAGCCAGAAAACACCGGACAAAAAATTGAAGTACAACCACAAATAAATAAAATTAATGTTAAATCTATTCTCAATAAACATAAAAAGAGAGATTCATGGTTTTTAAGTGATTACACATTAAATCCATATTACGGGTGTTCGGTTAACTGTCTTTACTGTTACATTCGCGGGAGCCATTACGGCGGAAATATCACCCATAAAACATCTGCCAAAGCAAATGCTCCAGATATCCTGGTAAAACAGCTCAAAAAAAGGGCAAAAAATAAAGAATATGGATTAATAGCCTTAGCAACGTCCAGTGAAGCTTATCCTCAGATCGAAGAAGAATTGAAATTAACAAGATCTATTCTCCAGATAATAAACAGGTTTAAATTCCCTGTAAGTATTTTAACCAAATCTACCCTTGTTTTAAGAGATATGGACATTTTAAAGAGGATCAATGAAAATGCAATTTTACCCCCTGATTTAAAACCTAAATTAAAAGGAGGAGCCATAATATCTTTTTCTTTCTCCACCCCTGATGAAAAATTGGCCAGAATATTTGAACCCAATGCCCCCACACCTAAAGAAAGGCTTGAAACCATGAAAAAGTTTAAAGACGAAGGTTTTAAGGTTGGAGTATGCTACATGCCTGTCCTGCCATTTTTGTCTGATTCAGATAAGCAAATAGAAAAAATGGTAGTACTCGCAAAAAACTACGGAGCTGACTCAATTTTAACTGCAGGACTTACATTATTTGGAGAAGAAACTAATGATTGCAAGACCGTTTATTACAAAATAATTGAAAAAAATTTCCCTGAAATTTTAGAAAAAACAAAGCGTTTATTTGGGGATAATTTTTATCCTACCTCAAAATATCAAAAAGACCTTGCTGAAAGGGCAAATAAAATATGTAAAAAATATGAAATTAAAAACAGATTTTAA
- a CDS encoding TIM barrel protein — protein sequence MKQDIRFGPAGRPIGYKGKTTQVCDYIKKIGLDAFEYQATYGVRISKQSALELGENAAKNDILVSMHGPYYINLCSQKEDTIKKSVERLVQSAKAGEWMNSYRTVFHMGFYTKYSPEEAMKKCKDAISELLENMETLGIKNYTFAPETTGKKSQFGSLDELVDICRSFDNFAPTVDFAHMHARSGGIIKTKEDYAKIFNKIEKELDLKSLHCHFTKIEYTDAGEKKHHILDDSNFGPPLTPLLELISENGFNVTLICETPYLDIDALEMKKEYSSILRG from the coding sequence ATGAAACAAGACATAAGATTCGGTCCAGCAGGAAGGCCCATAGGATACAAAGGTAAAACCACACAGGTTTGTGATTATATTAAAAAAATAGGGCTTGATGCTTTTGAATATCAAGCTACTTATGGAGTTAGAATTTCAAAACAGTCCGCGCTTGAACTTGGTGAAAATGCGGCCAAAAATGATATTTTGGTTTCAATGCATGGGCCTTACTACATCAATTTATGCTCACAAAAAGAGGATACAATCAAAAAATCAGTTGAAAGATTAGTTCAGTCTGCAAAAGCAGGAGAATGGATGAATTCATACAGAACAGTTTTTCACATGGGTTTTTATACAAAATATTCCCCAGAGGAAGCCATGAAAAAATGTAAAGATGCTATTTCCGAACTCTTAGAAAATATGGAAACGCTTGGAATTAAAAATTATACATTTGCACCAGAAACTACAGGTAAAAAGTCACAATTTGGTTCACTTGACGAGCTAGTAGATATATGCAGGTCTTTTGATAATTTTGCCCCAACTGTAGACTTTGCACACATGCATGCGCGGTCTGGAGGAATTATTAAAACCAAAGAAGATTATGCAAAGATATTCAATAAAATAGAAAAGGAATTAGATTTAAAATCACTTCACTGTCATTTTACAAAGATAGAATACACAGATGCCGGTGAGAAAAAACATCATATACTCGATGATTCAAACTTTGGGCCTCCCCTTACTCCATTACTTGAATTAATTTCAGAAAATGGATTTAATGTCACTTTAATATGTGAAACTCCTTACCTGGATATTGATGCATTAGAAATGAAAAAAGAATACAGCAGTATTTTGAGGGGA
- a CDS encoding DUF362 domain-containing protein: MSKVALLKTSPETVIDDYYKLMHLTDYEKSLSKQDKTVLKLNLSWTLYYPACSTPPWQLEGVLNTLKKDDYKDIVAVENQTVVTHPWKGAYYNKWLPLLKENEIDFQPLTDVEWETHKPKSEMLAMNDIFGEVLVPKMFYGSNVVHFPTVKTHGHTTTTGAMKNAFGGLIPKYRHHAHKKIHEVLVDLLAIQKEIHNGIFSVMDGGVCGNGAGPRTMEPYCGNIILASEDQVAIDAIAAKIMGFDPLKINYIKTAHDRGLGIGDVDQIEIVGMDNGDLKNLNFKFETSRSPVVKWDQRIRKSTMNIKWLHHLLFNSPIFKTFIFASEFYHDKLWYPTTGKKKIKEFKKTEWGQMFNKYPYGDFPEYKEIKNWDPY, from the coding sequence ATGTCAAAAGTCGCTTTACTTAAAACATCACCAGAAACAGTAATTGATGATTATTACAAATTAATGCATCTTACAGATTATGAAAAATCATTATCAAAACAGGACAAAACAGTTTTAAAGCTCAACCTTTCATGGACACTCTACTACCCTGCATGTTCAACTCCCCCATGGCAGCTTGAAGGGGTTTTAAATACATTAAAAAAAGACGATTACAAGGATATTGTAGCTGTAGAGAACCAGACTGTGGTAACTCACCCATGGAAAGGAGCATACTACAACAAATGGTTACCTCTATTAAAGGAGAATGAAATAGATTTTCAACCATTAACAGACGTAGAATGGGAAACTCATAAACCTAAATCAGAAATGCTTGCAATGAACGACATATTCGGCGAAGTGTTAGTCCCAAAAATGTTTTACGGTTCTAATGTAGTCCATTTCCCAACAGTAAAAACCCACGGCCACACCACAACTACAGGGGCTATGAAAAATGCTTTTGGTGGATTAATTCCCAAATACAGGCATCATGCCCATAAAAAGATACATGAGGTCCTTGTCGATTTACTGGCAATTCAAAAAGAAATCCATAACGGAATCTTCTCAGTTATGGATGGAGGAGTTTGCGGAAATGGCGCAGGACCAAGAACAATGGAACCATACTGCGGAAACATCATCCTTGCCAGTGAAGATCAGGTTGCAATCGATGCCATTGCAGCTAAAATAATGGGCTTCGACCCACTAAAAATAAATTACATCAAAACAGCACACGACAGAGGCCTTGGAATAGGAGATGTTGACCAGATCGAAATAGTGGGAATGGATAATGGAGATCTGAAAAATCTAAACTTCAAATTTGAAACAAGCAGGAGCCCAGTTGTAAAGTGGGATCAAAGAATAAGAAAAAGCACCATGAACATCAAATGGCTGCACCACCTGCTATTTAACTCCCCCATATTTAAAACATTCATTTTTGCGTCCGAATTCTACCATGACAAACTATGGTACCCAACGACAGGAAAAAAGAAAATAAAAGAATTTAAAAAGACCGAATGGGGACAAATGTTTAATAAATATCCATATGGAGACTTTCCAGAGTATAAAGAAATCAAAAACTGGGACCCATATTAA